A window of Zingiber officinale cultivar Zhangliang chromosome 5A, Zo_v1.1, whole genome shotgun sequence contains these coding sequences:
- the LOC121983201 gene encoding uncharacterized protein LOC121983201, whose translation MREAIRCCIACILPCGALDVVRVVHANGRVEEIRAAVTAGDVMRAHPDHVLRRPPNGAEATKAVTLPPDAELERGRIYFLVPVETTAAARRRRKGRRRKTKAADSDGASAAAAAGKAMRDLNERYLSEILSEKVSTGYIERRRGRVAVWRPHLDSISETSMEL comes from the coding sequence ATGAGGGAGGCCATAAGGTGCTGCATCGCCTGCATCCTGCCGTGCGGCGCCCTCGACGTGGTGCGCGTCGTGCACGCCAACGGCCGCGTGGAGGAGATCCGCGCCGCCGTGACCGCCGGCGACGTCATGCGGGCGCACCCCGACCACGTGCTTCGTCGGCCGCCCAACGGCGCCGAGGCCACCAAGGCCGTCACGCTGCCGCCGGACGCCGAGCTCGAGAGGGGCAGGATTTACTTCCTGGTGCCCGTCGAGACGACGGCGGCGGCGCGGAGGCGGAGGAaggggaggaggaggaagacgaaGGCGGCCGACAGCGACGGCGCCTCAGCGGCGGCAGCAGCCGGCAAGGCCATGCGCGACCTGAACGAGCGGTACCTATCGGAGATCCTGTCGGAGAAGGTGTCGACTGGGTACATAGAGAGGCGGCGCGGTCGGGTGGCCGTGTGGCGGCCGCACTTAGACAGCATCTCCGAAACCTCCATGGAGCTCTGA
- the LOC121981603 gene encoding trihelix transcription factor ASIL1-like isoform X2: MEGKEAGASRPANSGLPYREDCWSEGETSALVDAWGDRYLELNCGHLRQKHWQEVADAVNSRRGATGRRQPRTDVQCKNRIDTLKKKYKVEKGRIGSGSGAAGSQWPFFSRLDALVGSSASAAAPAVKKRPLSPPLALPLPYQRKGGSLPVAAAAAVRPLNLKDKRPTAPSLSLADSIFQRAAAAAAAAEEDDYEEYDEDLGSPSRSPDRSGCGWKRPIGDGDGIRELAKAMVRFSEIYERVEVEKQQQTMEIEKKRMEFAKELEIRRMQMLVDSQVQLVKIKRAKRADTGWRKGRG, from the exons ATGGAGGGGAAGGAGGCAGGCGCTTCTCGGCCGGCGAACTCGGGCTTGCCGTACCGGGAGGATTGCTGGAGCGAGGGGGAGACGTCGGCGCTGGTGGACGCCTGGGGCGACCGTTACCTCGAGCTCAACTGCGGCCATCTCCGCCAGAAGCACTGGCAGGAGGTCGCCGACGCCGTCAACTCCCGCCGCGGTGCCACCGGGCGCCGCCAGCCTCGCACCGACGTGCAGTGCAAGAACCGGATCGACACCCTGAAGAAGAAGTACAAGGTGGAGAAGGGGCGGATCGGGTCCGGGTCGGGAGCCGCCGGCAGCCAGTGGCCGTTCTTCTCCCGCCTCGATGCGCTCGTTGGATCGTCGGCGTCTGCGGCTGCTCCCGCTGTGAAGAAGCGTCCTTTGTCGCCTCCGCTAGCCTTGCCGCTCCCGTACCAACGAAAGGGCGGGTCTTTGCCGGTTGCTGCGGCGGCCGCCGTCCGGCCATTGAATTTGAAGGACAAGCGTCCCACGGCGCCCTCCCTTTCTCTGGCGGACTCTATCTTCCAGCGGGCTGCTGCTGCTGCGGCAGCAGCGGAGGAGGACGATTACGAGGAATATGACGAGGACTTGGGATCGCCGTCTAGGTCTCCGGACAGATCTGGATGCGGATGGAAGAGACCTATAGGGGACGGAGATGGAATCCGTGAGCTTGCGAAGGCGATGGTGAGGTTTTCCGAGATATATGAGAGGGTTGAGGTGGAGAAACAGCAGCAGACGATGGAAAtagagaagaagagaatggagttTGCCAAGGAGCTAGAGATCCGGAGGATGCAGATGCTTGTGGATTCACAGGTACAGCTTGTGAAGATTAAGCGTGCCAAGCGAGCTGATACCG GGTGGCGGAAGGGACGAGGTTAA
- the LOC121981603 gene encoding trihelix transcription factor ASIL1-like isoform X1: MEGKEAGASRPANSGLPYREDCWSEGETSALVDAWGDRYLELNCGHLRQKHWQEVADAVNSRRGATGRRQPRTDVQCKNRIDTLKKKYKVEKGRIGSGSGAAGSQWPFFSRLDALVGSSASAAAPAVKKRPLSPPLALPLPYQRKGGSLPVAAAAAVRPLNLKDKRPTAPSLSLADSIFQRAAAAAAAAEEDDYEEYDEDLGSPSRSPDRSGCGWKRPIGDGDGIRELAKAMVRFSEIYERVEVEKQQQTMEIEKKRMEFAKELEIRRMQMLVDSQVQLVKIKRAKRADTDGYMENLE; the protein is encoded by the exons ATGGAGGGGAAGGAGGCAGGCGCTTCTCGGCCGGCGAACTCGGGCTTGCCGTACCGGGAGGATTGCTGGAGCGAGGGGGAGACGTCGGCGCTGGTGGACGCCTGGGGCGACCGTTACCTCGAGCTCAACTGCGGCCATCTCCGCCAGAAGCACTGGCAGGAGGTCGCCGACGCCGTCAACTCCCGCCGCGGTGCCACCGGGCGCCGCCAGCCTCGCACCGACGTGCAGTGCAAGAACCGGATCGACACCCTGAAGAAGAAGTACAAGGTGGAGAAGGGGCGGATCGGGTCCGGGTCGGGAGCCGCCGGCAGCCAGTGGCCGTTCTTCTCCCGCCTCGATGCGCTCGTTGGATCGTCGGCGTCTGCGGCTGCTCCCGCTGTGAAGAAGCGTCCTTTGTCGCCTCCGCTAGCCTTGCCGCTCCCGTACCAACGAAAGGGCGGGTCTTTGCCGGTTGCTGCGGCGGCCGCCGTCCGGCCATTGAATTTGAAGGACAAGCGTCCCACGGCGCCCTCCCTTTCTCTGGCGGACTCTATCTTCCAGCGGGCTGCTGCTGCTGCGGCAGCAGCGGAGGAGGACGATTACGAGGAATATGACGAGGACTTGGGATCGCCGTCTAGGTCTCCGGACAGATCTGGATGCGGATGGAAGAGACCTATAGGGGACGGAGATGGAATCCGTGAGCTTGCGAAGGCGATGGTGAGGTTTTCCGAGATATATGAGAGGGTTGAGGTGGAGAAACAGCAGCAGACGATGGAAAtagagaagaagagaatggagttTGCCAAGGAGCTAGAGATCCGGAGGATGCAGATGCTTGTGGATTCACAGGTACAGCTTGTGAAGATTAAGCGTGCCAAGCGAGCTGATACCG ATGGTTACATGGAGAATCTCGAGTAA
- the LOC121981604 gene encoding phosphoenolpyruvate carboxylase, housekeeping isozyme yields MSKLEKMASIDAHMRLLAPAKVSEDDKLVEYDALLLDRFLDILQDLHGEEIRETVQELYELSAEYEDKPEPQKLEDLGKVLTSLDAGDTIVVTKSFSHMLNLANLAEEVQIAYRRRTKLKKGDFVDENSATTESDIEETLKRLVVVLKKSKEEVFDALKNQTVDLVLTAHPTQSVRRSLLQKHARIRNCLTQLNAKDITPDDKQELDEALQREIQAAFRTDEIKRTPPTPQDEMRAGMSYFHETIWKGVPKFLRRVDTALKNIGINERVPYNAPLIQFSSWMGGDRDGNPRVTPEVTRDVCLLARMMAANLYYAQIEDLMFELSMWRCNTELRVRADVLDRSSKKDAKHYIEFWKQVPPNEPYRVVLSDVRDKLYSTRERSRHLLSNGYSDIPEEATFTNVEQFLEPLEVCYRSLCDCGDRSIADGSLLDFLRQVSTFGLSLVRLDIRQESDRHTDVVDAITKHLGIGSYRDWSEEQRQEWLLSELNGKRPLFGIDLPKTNEVADVLDTFHVIAELPSDNFGAYIISMATAPSDVLAVELLQRECHVKTPLRVVPLFEKLADLEAAPAALARLFSIDWYRNRINGKQEVMIGYSDSGKDAGRFSAAWQLYKAQEDLIKVANKYGVKLTMFHGRGGTVGRGGGPTHLAILSQPPDTVHGSLRVTVQGEVIEQSFGEEHLCFRTLQRFTAATLEHGMHPPIPPKPEWRSLMDEMAVLATKEYRSIVFQEPRFVEYFRLATPELEYGRMNIGSRPSKRKPSGGIESLRAIPWIFAWTQTRFHLPVWLGFRAAFKHVLQKDAKNLQTLQQMYNEWPFFRVTIDLVEMVFAKGDPGIAALYDKLLVSEDLWKFGEELRANYNETKQLLLQVAGHKDLLEGDPYLKQRLRLRDAYITTLNACQAYTLKRIRDPSYHVNVRPHLSREITESSKPAAELVKLNPSSEYAPGLEDTLILTMKGIAAGMQNTG; encoded by the exons ATGTCTAAGTTGGAGAAAATGGCATCCATTGATGCCCACATGAGGCTTCTTGCCCCAGCTAAGGTATCCGAGGACGACAAGTTGGTCGAGTACGACGCGCTCCTCTTGGATCGCTTCCTCGACATCCTTCAGGATCTCCACGGCGAGGAGATCAGAGAAACG GTTCAAGAGTTGTATGAGCTTTCTGCCGAATATGAAGACAAGCCCGAGCCCCAGAAGCTAGAGGATCTGGGGAAAGTGCTTACTAGTTTGGATGCGGGTGATACCATCGTGGTCACAAAATCATTCTCGCACATGCTTAACTTGGCTAATTTAGCTGAGGAGGTTCAGATAGCCTATCGCAGAAGGACCAAGCTGAAAAAGGGAGATTTTGTTGATGAAAATTCTGCAACCACTGAATCAGACATAGAGGAAACACTTAAGCGACTTGTGGTGGTCCTGAAGAAGTCCAAAGAAGAGGTATTTGATGCTTTGAAAAATCAGACAGTTGATTTGGTATTGACTGCACACCCAACACAGTCAGTCAGAAGATCCTTGCTTCAGAAGCATGCAAG GATTAGGAATTGTTTGACTCAGCTGAATGCGAAAGATATTACTCCTGATGACAAGCAAGAGCTTGATGAGGCTCTTCAGAGAGAG ATTCAAGCTGCATTCAGAACTGATGAAATCAAAAGAACTCCCCCAACTCCTCAAGATGAAATGCGTGCCGGAATGAGCTATTTCCATGAAACCATATGGAAGGGTGTACCCAAATTCTTGCGTCGGGTTGATACAGCACTGAAAAATATTGGGATAAATGAGAGAGTGCCCTATAATGCGCCTCTTATTCAGTTTTCATCTTGGATGGGTGGTGATCGCGATG GTAACCCGAGAGTTACTCCGGAAGTGACAAGGGATGTTTGCTTGTTGGCCAGAATGATGGCTGCAAACTTGTACTATGCACAAATTGAAGATCTGATGTTTGAG TTGTCTATGTGGCGCTGCAACACTGAACTTCGGGTGCGAGCTGATGTGCTTGACCGGTCCTCGAAAAAAGATGCAAAGCACTACATAG AGTTCTGGAAGCAAGTTCCTCCAAATGAACCTTACCGCGTTGTTCTTAGTGATGTCAGAGATAAATTATACAGCACACGTGAGAGGTCCCGCCATTTACTTTCAAATGGATACTCTGACATTCCTGAGGAAGCAACTTTCACCAATGTTGAACAG TTTTTAGAGCCTCTTGAAGTCTGCTATCGATCACTCTGTGACTGTGGCGATAGATCAATTGCTGATGGGAGCCTTCTTGACTTTTTGCGCCAAGTGTCAACCTTTGGCCTGTCTCTTGTTAGACTTGATATTAGGCAAGAATCGGACAGGCATACTGATGTTGTTGATGCTATTACTAAACACTTGGGAATTGGATCCTACCGTGATTGGTCTGAGGAGCAACGTCAAGAGTGGCTATTGTCGGAACTTAATGGAAAACGCCCTTTATTTGGGATTGACTTACCGAAGACAAATGAAGTTGCAGATGTTTTGGACACATTCCATGTCATAGCAGAGCTTCCTTCGGACAACTTTGGGGCTTACATCATTTCAATGGCAACTGCTCCATCAGATGTCTTGGCCGTCGAGCTGCTGCAGCGTGAGTGCCATGTGAAAACTCCATTGAGAGTAGTACCATTGTTTGAGAAACTTGCAGATCTTGAGGCTGCTCCAGCAGCTTTAGCCAGACTTTTCTCAATAGATTGGTACAGGAACAGAATTAACGGGAAGCAGGAAGTTATGATTGGATACTCAGATTCAGGGAAGGATGCCGGTAGATTTTCTGCAGCCTGGCAGTTATATAAAGCTCAAGAAGACCTTATAAAAGTTGCCAACAAGTATGGAGTAAAACTAACCATGTTCCACGGGCGAGGTGGAACTGTTGGAAGAGGTGGTGGCCCTACTCATCTGGCTATCCTATCTCAGCCGCCTGATACAGTCCATGGATCTCTTCGTGTTACGGTTCAAGGTGAAGTTATCGAGCAGTCATTTGGAGAAGAACATTTGTGCTTCAGGACACTCCAACGTTTCACAGCTGCTACACTTGAACATGGAATGCATCCCCCCATCCCTCCCAAGCCAGAATGGCGTTCATTGATGGATGAAATGGCTGTTCTAGCTACAAAGGAATATCGATCTAttgtcttccaagaaccacgttTTGTCGAGTATTTCCGCCTA GCTACACCTGAGCTGGAGTATGGTAGGATGAACATAGGTAGCCGACCGTCTAAACGAAAGCCGAGTGGGGGCATCGAGTCACTTCGTGCAATTCCTTGGATATTTGCATGGACACAAACACGGTTCCATCTACCAGTGTGGCTTGGCTTCCGTGCAGCTTTCAAGCATGTCTTGCAAAAAGATGCCAAGAATCTTCAAACCCTTCAGCAAATGTACAACGAATGGCCCTTTTTCAGGGTCACCATTGACTTGGTAGAGATGGTTTTCGCTAAGGGAGATCCTGGAATAGCTGCTTTATATGATAAATTGCTGGTTTCCGAAGATCTGTGGAAATTCGGGGAAGAGCTAAGGGCCAACTACAACGAAACAAAGCAACTTCTTCTTCAG GTTGCTGGGCACAAAGATCTGTTGGAAGGGGATCCATACTTGAAGCAGAGGTTACGTCTGAGAGACGCATACATCACGACTCTGAATGCTTGCCAAGCCTACACCTTGAAGCGAATCAGGGACCCGTCCTACCATGTCAATGTGAGGCCCCATCTCTCGAGGGAGATTACAGAGTCCAGCAAACCCGCCGCGGAGTTGGTGAAACTCAACCCAAGCAGTGAGTATGCCCCTGGTCTGGAGGACACCCTCATCTTGACCATGAAAGGAATTGCTGCCGGAATGCAGAACACTGGTTGA